The genomic interval GGCCAAGATCAACTCAGCAtttaccttattgaatggtggaactgcCTTGAGGGACCATATGGTTGACTCCTCCTCCTGGTACTCATGTTCAGATAATTAAAAGATAGTTTTCACATTCAGTGATCCATGGTGAAAGAGTAgagcagaggaaaaaaaactagagTCACTGAAGAAGGAATTGGATGCTCCAGTGACAATGTGCATTTAGGTTGATGGAGGAACTAAAATGGATTGGAGGGCACTATTTGTGAAATGTGAACCTGAGACATTGCAGATAAGGTCATACATCGTTCAGTTTAGTAGCGATGTGGTGCCTGCGGAAATGACTTTAAAATAAGATTAATATCAGCTTGAATACAAAGCAGTGAATGTTGCTGAAGAGGAAATAAAATAACTGCATAAAAATGTTTCTGTCAGTATGAACATTGATACCAAAAGGAAAATTACATTGCTTTTACTGTTTTTAAGTACAGTTTATTTTAAGTCAAAATTTTGAATTAACTTTATTATATGGTGGCTGGCCAACATACACAATATGTTACATAAAAATATAATCCAAGCAGAACAATATTTTTGGACTCAGGCCAACGTTAACACTACCTTCATGTAAAGCACAACATCAAATTTTATATAGCTATCCAATGTCCAAAAAATTCTAAATGTGAAGTTCCTTGAATTcacaaatttgtttttaatttaaatcagAATAATTATCGGTAAATATCCCTTTAAATTATCTTAGTTTCAAGGATTCAACTAAGCTATCATATTTGTATCAATAGAGATTAATGTGTTCTATTCCAGATTCAACTGGAGTGTACTGATTGTGGATGAGGCCCATAGGTTAAAGAACCAGAACTCTCTACTGTATCAGGCTCTGAAAAccgtaagatttttaaaaaaaaaatacagctgtCACATTTGCTGAGAATGCCACATTTTAGTTTCTGTTGTTTATGAATTTTATATCAGTGTAGTATATACAAAAGAAATGGATATGTGCTTGTCAGTGATTGATTGTTTATTGCTAGTTTTCAGTACGATTCACACTTTTGTTAACTGGAACACCAGTACAGAACAATCTTCATGAACTCTACTCACTGCTGAGCTTTGTGGAACCAAAGGTATTCTCAGCAGATGAAATTGATGAATTTGTTAAATATTACAGCAGTGTAGAAGAGAACACAGAAAAAGGTATGTTTGTTTTGTCAGtggtaaattatttaattttattatgtAGGAAAGCTAATTTAGTTCAATTCTATTCCGGGAAAACCTCTCATTTTGCGTAATGCATCAAATGCATGTGAACTGCTGGGCAACCCACTTCTAACCTGGTGCTGGTGATCCTGATGCTGAAAGTTATATCTTCTTTCTGACAATGCTGGCAATTCTTTTGTGCGTGACTTGCTTAAATGGCAAACGAAGTGTGAGGAATTAAAGACATTTGTCATAACATGTTATGTTGCAAGTAAGATTATACTTTAAAACATGGTTGGTCACTATTGTCAATTTAATGGTATTTTACATTCCTGGGACTCAGGTTTGTTAACTAGAAAAATGTTGATCTAAAGTGATGCAATGTGACAGACTTTGTTCcaaacagacaaatgggacctCCAGCAGGCTGGTAGCAAAAAGAGAAAACGGGAAACTTATATTACTTTGtagaaattattaatttttttcttgatttcAACTGTATGGAGAAAGTGTTTTATTTCATCCTACAATACTGTTCCCTTTAGCCATAAGTTAGTTGTTCAACAGTAGATGAGCTGTAGGAGTAGCAAAAGCATTATGGATAGAGCTCTTATCCCATCTTAACCTATGTCTATAACTTGTCTGGATTGTGTGAACTTCAGATCATAGTTAATTTATGTTCTTAATTTTGCAGTCATGCAGAGAATGCAGCACAAAGTTGCTTTGTAATCAATTACTCAATTCttgcttgttttattttaaaagtgaaaatttTATATCCAGCTGTCAACTATAGCTCAATTAGTAGCACTCTTTGAGTCATAAGATTATGACTTGAAGTCCAGACTTGAGCACACAAATCTCGGCTCACACCCTACTGACGGAATTGGAGGTACATTTTTTTGGGTGATATGCTAAATCGAAGGGAGATTATAGAAGACAATATTTTCAAGAAAAGCAAAGAGGTTATCCTTAGCATTctggctgatatttatccttcaattaacatcactaaacAGATTATTTGATTATTATCTGTTtgagggagtttgctgtgcagatTGTGTTCTGCATGCCCTACAatggtgattacacttcaaatatACAGGTACATTGGCTATGAAATACTTTGGTTTGATCTGAGGCCCtgaataaatgcaagccttttaatctttttatttctaattgaattttgattttaaaacaagTGTTACCAACAATAAGTTCTAAACCCTTGCAGCAAAAGTAATCACAAAGTTTCAATCAAGTGTATACTTTAAATTATTATTCTGAAAACTAGGATAGTCACTTATGTTATTACAAAAAAGATTTATCTTTATTTTCATGGCATATGCTTCTTCCTCTCCCTAGCTAAAGAACTGCATAGTCTAATGCAACCATTTCTCCTGAGAAGAATCAAGGCTGATGTTGTCTCTGAACTACCTaaaaagatggatgttgtcttGTATCATGGAATGTCTGTACTGCAGAAAAAGTACTATAAagccattctgatgaaggatttggGTGAGTACTAAATATCCATTTCTAAACGCGgagctttgtttaaaaaaaagtttgtttgaCTGTACAATGATGCTTGTTACCTAAATGCATATATTATGCTTGTTACCTAAATGCATATATTATGCTTATTCAGAGGTTTGCCATACTTCATACTTAGTATGTCAAATACATCAAAGAACCTGAATATCATACTTTTGTGCATATACTGATCTACTTGAGATGTTTATGTATTCTTGAGCAATTTCCAGAGAAAAATTAAAGCACCTGTCTGggcttttttttacataaattgtTTAAACTCTGGCAATACTGATGCATAATTAGGTTTCAATAAAGCTACTTCTGTCTGTACTAACAAATTCATCAGTAAGAAAACCATCATGACTTTAATGGGTTAGAAAGGCTTAAGCCAACATTTTTGGGATACTTAAAatggagtggggttggggggggaaatGTTGATTGCAAAATTCATTGAGTGTACcactaaaggaatcaaaggggttGATAATGCCCTGATCTACAGTGGACTTGCATCAGGTATCAAACACAGGTGATCACACCCGTTTTACTCATAAATTGCTAGATTATGTCACTGAATCACAGCTTAATCTTCAAAACAAGTTCTGTTTTCCAAAAGATATTGAAGATCAATGCAGCATTTTTATTTGATCTTTTTTATGGTAGTGAAACAAGTAAACACAGTTCTGTAAACAAATCAGCTCTAAAAGCAATTGCTAAAGAATAAATGcatatttctttttgaaaattattttcatctttAGATTTGGAAGGAAACTTTCAAAAAGATTTTATTTGGTTAATTCATTTATGGTTTGTTgatttgtttctgaatgtcagaaatgtTCAGGGATATTTCGAAACCCAATGGCTTTGACAGCTTTTAAATCTGGGGCATTGCTTGTTCTGGCTATCTGCGGCACTCCATTGTATTATCTGAGGACATGTTACAGCTCAAGGCTGCATCACTCAACTTCACAACTGTCTGGACAATAAAGAACAATAATCTGCATTTGGCTAACTCAGTTTTGAGGAGCAGAAATTGTAGCTGGCAGGTTGTGTCAgtaaaatccaggccaatattttaTATACTATGAATACTCACAAAAAGTAACTAATGTTGAAATTATCCAGTTTCTTAAGTGATTTAAGTTATATGGAAATTGCTATAAAAAGCAGACAACATGCAATTGTCACCaaggctgcagcagttcatgagGGCAGATGACTGCcaattcaaaaggcatttggggatgggcaataaataaccACCTTGTTGCCAACTCCTGTGAATggattttaaaacaaactttATTCATGGGGAGAATTGATACCGTTGAGTTCATTATTCAGAAGCAGCAAACCATGCTGAGTGCAATATAGTTATAGGATGGTATGATATTATATTTGCTCCTGAAGGTATATCACACCTTTtaaaatatacagtgaaaagcaggAAGTGTATTCATCAATATCTGCTATGATGGAGAAAGCGTAGTGAAATTATTGGTGTTTTAAAATACCCAGTTACGTTTTTGTGTCTGAGAAAAGCATTCCAAATTGCTTTGCTTtgtcttaaaagaaaataaaatttgataGCAAGAATCTTTCCATTAATATTGTGCACAATAAAACTATTTATAAAAAAAGATAAGCAGAAACTTATTCTGTAAACTTTATTTCTGATTCTGGAGGACCTATATGTCAGCAAAATACATCTGTTATCAGTGATATAAAAAAGAACAACTGCTCATGGGGGTGGGTCACTTGTGTAGTACTTCGAACTGCAGATAATCTTGATTTGCTTTCATAGGTCTCTCATTAGAAACAATCAAGAGTGAGTATCAGCTGGAGGAAAAAGGGCCCAAAAGCATTGTCCATGTCACATAATCTTTGGTTAGTCTTGGTTAATTAGTCCTGGTTTCAGCTCATTCCATTGACGTTTCAAATCAGATTTTATACTTTCTGGAGCAAAGATGTAGTTAATGCTTTGGTAGGACAGCTCCCATATCTGTGCTTTAGAAAGGTTGAAAGCTGACTCTGCAATCTGATACTCCTGTGACAAATTGCTGGCAAATACACCTTTGCCATCAGTCTGAGAACAGAGAAAAATAATCAGCAACAATTACTTTTGCAAATGTTTAAAACACAACTAGTTGTTTTGACAAAAACTATCTCTGCTTAACTAATTTTGTTGGTTcttgttttgctttcttttaaaaaaactaaccATAAATTGTCCTGCATGTAATAAGTTCTGCAGattaacaaaatatatattttttggaGAGATAGGCCATAATTACTAAGTTGCAATTAGGACAAACTGTATTAATACTGTAACATACTTGTATAAATGTTGAAACAAATACTATCACATCCTACCCATTTAATATCTCATTCATACAGTTGCTAACTTAAATATTTCCTAGCTTAAATACTGAAATGCAAACTTTCAACACTATTATACTCATTAGACCTAATTCATGCTGAGGCACAcagcaaaattattttctttgacaTCACCCAAATGTAATGTAAAAGATTCTCAgccaaattattttaataaatactATCAGCTGAGCAAAGGAGTCCCCTCCCTTCCACCCATAACCCCTCTTTCCTcttctacacccccccccccccccccacccaacctccagTCTGCTATTTACTGTCATAAATTTCCCTTATCATTACTTTATCCGTACTTAATTGGGAAATCTTGTAGTTGTTAAAAATTATGATAGGAAAAGTTGGGGCTCTTACTTCTTCCATTTTGTACTTGCCAGACTTGAAACAAACAACAAATGCAAATGAAATCAAGATGGAATGCAATAAACAGTAAAGCCTCTAGTTAATCGAGATAATTCTAGAATGCAGAAGATTATGTGTTAGGGACCAGTGATGATGGACTGTTTGTGAGAACATGGGAGCAGGATGATTGGAGAGGCCATGTAACATGGTTTCACCTGGTTtcatcttacccccccccccaacattctgAGTTCAGGAACAAGTGTTTCCAAGATGACACCCTGAGATGAGATGTGCAGAATGAATGCCCAAACCTGAGTGGGACAGCGCGTTTGTTTGTGTGATCGTTATGGACATATAAATTCCTAATCTTGATCTGGTCATATGAAGGAGAGAACTAGTGTCGGGAATGGCAAAGTATTCTTCTGGGTCTAATAGTCTATCTGTCGTCCTTTATTATGAGTGTGTGTTGGGAAATGAAGCGAGAATGCTGTAACATCATCATCATGAGAAGCACCACAGCTAATATGCAAATAATATGCTCCTTCTATTGACAATGTGCTGGCCCTTTAAGTTCTCTGCAAAAGCAAAGTATCTAAAATTACATCTACTCTTCAATATTTGCATTACCATTTAATGACATCAAAATAAGCTGGACTTACACAAAGTACGCAGGAGTGTCCACAATTGTACCAGTATTTGAAATGGTGTCCACTGTATGATGAGACGGTTTGACCTTTGACATTTGATGTCAAGCAAAGCTCTGGAAAACATGATGTAAATTGACTAGAATAACCATTTCCctgaaaatcaagaaaattgcagatgctggaacaacaATAAAATTAGAAcatgctgaagatactcagcagagtcaagcagcatctgtgtttgAAGAAACATAATGTATTTCTCAGGTTGATTTTTCTCAGAACTGGCtgttttcccactttcccagatctgatgagaggtcacctacttgaaacattaaccttttcTCTTTTTGTAGATGCTACCTATCtcccacattttgtttttattataatttttCTTTGGTGTTTAAATTATAAATGCCATGGTAAAATTTAAGTAAAATATCTCGCTCTTCAAATTATTTAGAGGGTTCTGCAACATAAAGGTAATGTTGTACCATTGGAAAGACCTTATTTCACATAAAGTAGTAAAAACAAAGCCCCGTCTGTAGGCTTGGatggatgcaaaatattcaaaacaaaacatataACCCAGCCAATATTATCTCTCTAAGCATTACTACAACTGTCTTATTGGTTATTTTCTCTCACTTCTGTGTACAGTCAGATATACATTATACAAAACATATAACCCAGCCAATATTATCTCTCTAAGCATTACTACAACTGTCTTATTGGTTATTTTCTCTCACTTCTAATAGTACAGTCAGATATACATTATATATACTGTATGTTAAATTTTTATGAAAACAGCTGTCAGGTTTATATCCTGGAGAAATCTATCAAGATCAGTCTTAACTGACAGAATATTCTTGGGTAAAGAACTCCAGCAATTTAAACCCTCTGAgtaaaagaaatttctcttcctgTTGTTCCTGAATGGTTAACCGCCTTACCAGAGaaaatgcattttctctgcatttctctaaTCTAGGGATAAAATCTCTCACTACAACAGTTTAAGGTGAATTGTCTGGAAAAATAATAAGACAGACAAAGGAGTAAGTACCATCTCATGGAACATGCTGTTCATGTAATGTATGTATACTCAAAGTGCTTTGAGCACTTCAAATGTCACTCCGTGCAACCCTATATTTCACTGGATGCCAATGACTATGTGATCGTCCTGGGAGAGACTGGCATCCAGTGAAATATAGGTGCTCACCTGAATAACGATCAGAAATCTATTCCATTGTTTCAATCAATGAACCCAGCATTGTTTACTGAAATGGAGATCCTAACAAAGTTGTTTAGGAATGGTGTATCCATTTAAATGTTGCATGGGTAAGGCAATGTTGGTGTCAAATGTGCACGGAGTGACATTTGAAGTGCTCAAAGCACTTTGAGTATATGTACATTACATGAACAGCATGTTCCAATGTCTTAATACATGCTTTTCTCATTTTATTGGATCAATTCCACTTAATAGCTTCAGGCTATAATTCAGTAACGTCGCAGCTACGAAAACatgctgcacaggaacaggcccttcagcccacagtgctgagctgaattaattaagctaatgacgcctaattaaattaatcccttcagtctgtacatggtctatatccctccattttcatgtacctatctaagaacctcttaaatgcctctattgtatctgcctccaccatcacccctggcaccTGTATCCTTCCCCGAAGTACTTAATTAGCTGCATGGCACCTTGACAGatcctgagactgtgaaaggTGCAAGTTTGTTCTTTTTCATATGGTTTTACTTTCTTTCCCAATTATCACATAGCTATCTCGAGCCATGAATACAAAGGTTGGGTTCCATATCTCTGTATCCTTGAAGTTATGCTGCAAGTTAGAAAGTGTTATCTAAATTACCAGagaatttgttttccttgtgtttCCTTCCAGGAAATGAAAGGAACTTTCCCTAAAACCTTAATCAAGAAGTCATAATTTGAAGTATTACTGGGGGTGCAGAATAGACACACTCTGTGATATAGAATAGCTCAACATTAACATAATATGCTCCAGGgatctcttaaaaaaaataatttctgcaattattttcattcaatgaATTCTATACATTCTGCAAAACCATTACTTGtctaaattaaaatattgttaCCTATGGGTATTTGATGTTTCTTGATAATGTTGACCAGCTGGTCTGAACCTCCAGCTTCAGGATGAAGGAATGTACCGTGGCCAATCCTGTCTGGTGGAAGACCAAGGAACATTTCCCATTCTTCATTTTTATTTGGGATCTTAATGAAGATATAATTGTTTGcgttaatgttcttcaaaatcaAAAGAGATTTTAATGTTTCTAGAATGAACAATTTTTATTTAGATTGCTTTAGGTATATTTGTTACATTACCAATATTAATTAGACAAATTTCATAAATATAATGTTCAATATTTGAAGAATTCAAATTATTCAAGAATACAAATTCAAGATAGTTGCTGATCCAATTTAAAAACTTCTTACCTCAGCCATGTGTACAGCAAGCTTAAGACCAATGTTTCTAGCTGCATGAAGTGGGGCAATAAAACTCTTAGCATGTCCTaccttaaaaagaaaacaaaaagtggTCACAAGCCCAGTATTGCACCACTAAAACTAATCCATTATTGAGATAAGCAAACAAATCTCTGATTTAATGCAACACTGAGTTTTGGGCAACTTTTTCCCTAAACCAAATTATTTATGTGCATGTCTGACATCAGGCCCCTCCCAATATTGACCACTCATCACTTTTATTCAAAACCATTTCAGACTGCTGTACAATTTGTGGATTCTTAAATGCATAGATTAACAAATACTGAGTGATATCACTCATGTGCACACTTGATGGTACACCAAGTCCTCCTTATCCATGATGGATAAGGATGCAGGCTTCCTGtgcataataaaaaaaagtgacaccTCTAAGGCCACTGGCATTGACATTAGAGCTGCAGTGCCATAACAGTGGTTGACTGCTACATGGATAATAACAACTTCTTTGTATGTTTCTGCTTTACATTTATCACATCTTTACAGGGAGAAAATTGACAAACTTCTGACTTTTTCTATCATCCACCACATCTGGCAGTTATTCTGATCCTGATCCCAGCTCTAGCCGCACACCTAGCCCTCAACAGCCATGTATCAATGTAACTGTTACTTAACCTACTCATTAAAACATTGATGATTACAGGAACTGAGAAGTCAGAAAAGTTGAAATAATGTGTAAGGCAGATAATAATTTTACCTATGTAGAACAAACATGGTATCTACAAAAGCACCCAGCTCAGGTTCTAAACCCTGGCTCTTTCCACACACCAACTTTCAATATTCCAGTACTTGCCAGCACATCAAGTACAGTCTATCTCACTGCAGACAGGATTCACTGGACATCATAAGAGAGGACCCAGTAATGTATGACTGACCATGTGAGTGTATGTGTATacctattttttttatatatgtgtatatatatccCTTATATTTGATTACTTGTATCTGAATGCTGTCAGTTTATAGGAAAAGTGATCCTTAGATAAATGTTCATACAAGTGGAAAGAGCCCAACAAAATGATTGAATGAGACAAAATACTGCACCCTGTTGCTCTGAATTAGAGTTGACACAggtaaatagaaataaattacTCACTTTAGGATCTCCACTTAAATCCAGGCCAACTACTAGCCCATCAGAGGATGTAAAGAATTTTTCTGCAAGTTTTGCAGTCTCCATGGCAACAGTAGGCCCACCCCTTCTATCTATGGATAATAGAAATCTAAAGGAATAAAAATTAAcactgttagtttttttttgcatttgagatgaacaagaaaataaa from Pristis pectinata isolate sPriPec2 chromosome 4, sPriPec2.1.pri, whole genome shotgun sequence carries:
- the adal gene encoding adenosine deaminase-like protein; the encoded protein is MMVQFHQALPKVELHAHLNTSISSTTMEKLILQKPHLNVRHNMTMIRKGQTRTLEECFEMFKVIHQLTDSEEHIFMVTKEVIKEFAADGVKYLELRSTPREESATGMSKKSYVETILEAIKQCKQEDVDIDVRFLLSIDRRGGPTVAMETAKLAEKFFTSSDGLVVGLDLSGDPKVGHAKSFIAPLHAARNIGLKLAVHMAEIPNKNEEWEMFLGLPPDRIGHGTFLHPEAGGSDQLVNIIKKHQIPIELCLTSNVKGQTVSSYSGHHFKYWYNCGHSCVLCTDGKGVFASNLSQEYQIAESAFNLSKAQIWELSYQSINYIFAPESIKSDLKRQWNELKPGLINQD